The following coding sequences are from one Natrarchaeobius halalkaliphilus window:
- a CDS encoding hybrid sensor histidine kinase/response regulator, with the protein MSPSGGERLSRHGDFVSASEPIRVLHVDDDSQLVELAATFLERETDRFSVTTETSVDAGLDTLSTEDIDCIVSDYDMPETSGLEFLDTVRDSHPNLPFILFTGKGSEEIASEAISAGVTEYFQKETGTDQYTVLTNRIEHAVGKRRAEQEVYRGFQAMESADEGIGILGRDGTYQYVNRAYAEIYDHDPNELLGSHWKTLYPDDEAIRFDEEILPLLEETGSWSGRSVGLTKHDERIPESLTLTQMVDGGHVCVVRELSSEPDREHVPPLDPQVLISAFDELEELFYVFDPDLRCVRWNDHLENVTGQSSDEIEFSTPSELFDGEAQPRVQRLFEDVAARRIPVTLETSLGTGNGTDSYELSAVPVESGGDLRAVVGVGRSCPSGSERTSRSLDEGPTPLPTDRATDEQLDLLASVLAHDLQGPISVARGRLELAREIGGDEQFDQVEHALERAEELIDDVTGLLRGRRLAGDETPIEFRDVVEDLEATLGLSRLSVSVDRSTVVRADYFALKRLLENLFSNAVEHGGPDTAVVVGTLSDGFYVSDDGPGIPDDADDDVFEPGYSTKESGTGFGLASVDQIVRAHDWEIDVTRSELGGARFEVTGVSCECPD; encoded by the coding sequence ATGAGCCCGTCCGGCGGAGAGCGGCTCTCCAGACACGGCGATTTCGTTTCCGCGTCCGAACCGATCAGGGTTCTACACGTCGACGACGACTCTCAGCTGGTCGAACTAGCCGCGACCTTTCTCGAGCGCGAAACAGACCGATTCTCCGTCACGACGGAAACGAGCGTCGACGCGGGTCTCGATACGTTGTCGACCGAGGACATCGACTGTATCGTAAGCGACTACGATATGCCAGAAACCAGCGGACTCGAGTTTCTCGATACCGTTCGCGACAGCCACCCGAACCTCCCGTTTATCCTCTTTACCGGCAAGGGAAGCGAGGAAATCGCCAGCGAGGCGATCTCTGCGGGCGTCACCGAATACTTCCAGAAGGAAACCGGAACGGATCAGTACACCGTGTTGACGAACCGGATCGAACACGCGGTGGGCAAACGCCGCGCCGAACAGGAGGTCTACCGCGGGTTTCAGGCGATGGAGTCGGCCGACGAGGGGATCGGCATTCTCGGTCGGGACGGGACCTACCAGTACGTCAACCGAGCGTACGCCGAGATTTACGACCACGATCCGAATGAACTCCTCGGGAGCCACTGGAAAACCCTCTATCCCGACGACGAAGCGATCCGCTTCGACGAGGAGATCCTTCCGTTGCTCGAGGAAACCGGTTCCTGGTCCGGCCGATCAGTCGGTCTCACGAAACACGACGAGCGCATTCCGGAGTCGCTGACGCTGACGCAGATGGTAGACGGCGGTCACGTCTGTGTCGTTCGCGAGCTCTCTTCGGAACCCGATCGAGAACACGTGCCCCCTCTCGACCCGCAGGTTCTGATCAGCGCTTTCGACGAACTCGAGGAGCTGTTCTACGTCTTCGATCCCGATCTGCGATGCGTTCGGTGGAACGACCACCTCGAGAACGTAACCGGTCAAAGTTCGGACGAGATCGAGTTTTCCACTCCGTCGGAACTGTTCGACGGCGAGGCCCAACCGCGCGTTCAGCGTCTCTTCGAGGACGTCGCAGCCCGGCGAATTCCTGTCACGCTCGAGACGTCACTCGGGACCGGAAACGGGACAGATTCGTACGAACTCAGCGCCGTTCCGGTCGAGTCGGGCGGCGACCTTCGAGCGGTTGTCGGCGTCGGTCGCTCCTGTCCGTCGGGAAGCGAGCGGACGTCACGCTCTCTCGACGAGGGGCCCACACCCCTTCCGACCGATCGTGCCACCGACGAACAGCTCGACCTTCTCGCATCGGTCCTGGCCCACGATCTGCAGGGCCCCATCAGCGTGGCGCGCGGACGACTCGAATTGGCTCGCGAAATCGGCGGCGACGAGCAGTTCGATCAGGTCGAACACGCGCTCGAACGAGCTGAGGAACTGATCGACGACGTCACCGGCCTGTTACGGGGACGACGCCTCGCCGGCGACGAGACCCCCATCGAGTTTCGCGACGTCGTCGAGGACCTCGAGGCGACGCTCGGTCTGTCTCGACTCTCGGTGTCGGTCGACCGGTCGACCGTCGTCCGCGCGGATTACTTCGCACTCAAGCGACTGCTCGAGAACCTGTTCTCGAACGCGGTCGAACACGGCGGTCCCGACACCGCGGTCGTCGTCGGAACGCTGTCGGATGGGTTCTACGTGAGCGACGACGGTCCGGGGATTCCCGACGACGCCGACGACGACGTGTTCGAACCTGGTTACTCGACGAAAGAATCCGGAACCGGGTTCGGACTGGCCAGCGTCGACCAGATCGTTCGCGCCCACGACTGGGAGATCGACGTCACGCGGAGCGAACTGGGCGGGGCCCGTTTCGAGGTGACGGGCGTGTCGTGTGAGTGTCCGGACTGA
- a CDS encoding ParA family protein produces the protein MLAYSTYSEAGGVGKTTTAANLAVAHARAGLKPLVIPLDPQDGDLSRLFGVDDDRTESVDNLVRHMIRRPKGEFDDLVRTVEGVDIVPEHNMLSDLTEYLQREKDQAEAMGEAFGMHAQLLRVLREAGVPETYDVLICDPPATEGPHLYNAIHATRSLAIPVEPSAKGRAAVEGLESLVAGLEDQLDVEVGVLAAIPIGFKNTRDQRTILDEIEYPVPEVIGERASLMEGCWMQQCSAFRYVRDHRERRREYELETLAQFDRIARHLESSVDLEAPNPPEPGELEPEVVSA, from the coding sequence ATGTTAGCGTACTCGACGTACAGCGAGGCTGGCGGTGTCGGGAAGACGACGACGGCGGCGAATCTGGCCGTTGCACACGCTCGAGCGGGGCTCAAACCCCTCGTTATCCCGCTCGACCCTCAGGACGGGGACCTCTCGCGCCTCTTCGGCGTCGACGACGATCGAACGGAGTCGGTCGACAATCTGGTGCGGCACATGATCCGTCGACCGAAAGGCGAGTTCGACGATCTCGTTCGCACCGTCGAGGGAGTCGACATCGTCCCCGAACACAACATGCTCTCCGATCTCACCGAGTACCTCCAGCGAGAGAAAGACCAGGCCGAAGCGATGGGCGAAGCGTTCGGCATGCACGCCCAGTTGCTCCGCGTTCTCCGGGAGGCCGGCGTCCCCGAAACCTACGACGTCCTCATCTGTGACCCGCCGGCGACCGAAGGACCCCATCTCTACAACGCGATCCACGCCACGCGGTCGCTCGCGATTCCCGTCGAACCGAGCGCGAAAGGCAGAGCCGCAGTCGAGGGACTGGAATCGCTCGTCGCCGGACTCGAGGACCAACTCGACGTCGAAGTCGGCGTCCTCGCCGCGATCCCGATCGGGTTCAAGAACACGCGGGACCAGCGAACGATCCTCGACGAGATCGAGTACCCCGTTCCGGAGGTTATCGGTGAACGCGCGTCGCTGATGGAGGGCTGTTGGATGCAACAGTGCTCTGCGTTTCGGTACGTCCGCGACCATCGCGAGCGTCGACGCGAGTACGAACTCGAGACGCTCGCCCAGTTCGACCGCATCGCGCGCCACCTGGAATCGTCGGTCGATCTCGAGGCTCCGAACCCACCCGAACCCGGCGAACTCGAACCCGAGGTGGTTTCTGCATGA
- a CDS encoding ABC transporter substrate-binding protein: MLSRRSMLAGAVSGGVAAVGGCLSDSSGRPDDNSSVSIALEDDPTADSWDTYGYVTPYFTKVVEPLIWATESMEPTPWLATGWEAVDETTWSVTLRENVSFHNGEEMTATDVVWSFERLFERGQFVSGWLHLEPENVVAVDEYTVEFTNTEPFPAFPGTIAHNMICVQHPDSTADDLGTIGTGPLTIEAVDRGSTVETSPFADYWQDGVEVPLSFEVIEDPSTRALSLESDDVDVIFNPPRNRVEPMRDDPSLSVLTQQSSRTMFLPCNLYRPPTDDARLRRALNYAVSQSELVDTVLEGIDDPARGPISPIVHWSAHDGLRTYDRDLDRARELVEQSDYDGEPLVLAVNASVVSGELIAEAVAGAFTEIGVETDITVVDPGSYNEYVQAGNAHLGLQTSGSNSAAADYIMFENFHSEGVSNAQLFEAEGTGVSNPGKAVDELIETAYQSRNAETTATAYRDAQHRLVEEAVCLPICHVVHVIAARTEIEGIDPHPIDKMVDWSDLSREER; encoded by the coding sequence ATGCTCTCTCGACGGTCGATGCTCGCAGGCGCGGTCAGTGGTGGTGTGGCGGCTGTCGGAGGCTGTCTCTCTGATTCGTCCGGCCGGCCGGACGACAACTCGTCCGTCTCTATCGCACTCGAAGACGACCCGACTGCCGACTCGTGGGACACCTACGGCTACGTAACACCGTATTTCACGAAGGTCGTCGAACCGCTGATCTGGGCGACCGAGTCGATGGAGCCGACACCGTGGCTCGCCACCGGGTGGGAGGCCGTCGACGAGACGACCTGGTCGGTTACGCTGCGCGAGAACGTCTCCTTTCACAACGGCGAGGAAATGACCGCGACGGACGTCGTCTGGTCGTTCGAACGCCTCTTCGAACGGGGTCAGTTCGTCTCGGGCTGGCTGCACCTCGAGCCCGAGAACGTGGTCGCGGTCGACGAGTACACCGTCGAGTTCACCAATACGGAGCCGTTCCCCGCCTTTCCTGGCACGATCGCACACAACATGATCTGCGTCCAGCACCCTGACAGTACCGCCGACGATCTGGGAACGATCGGGACGGGACCGCTCACGATCGAGGCGGTCGACCGCGGTAGCACGGTCGAGACGAGCCCGTTTGCGGACTACTGGCAGGACGGCGTCGAGGTTCCCCTCTCGTTCGAGGTGATCGAGGATCCGAGTACCCGTGCGCTCTCGCTCGAGTCCGACGACGTCGACGTGATCTTCAATCCTCCTCGAAACAGGGTCGAACCGATGCGGGACGATCCCTCCCTGTCGGTGCTCACCCAGCAGTCGTCACGGACGATGTTCCTCCCGTGTAACCTGTATCGGCCGCCGACCGACGACGCTCGATTACGCCGAGCGCTCAACTACGCCGTCTCCCAGTCCGAACTCGTCGATACCGTCCTCGAAGGGATCGACGATCCAGCGCGCGGTCCCATCTCACCGATCGTTCACTGGAGCGCCCACGATGGGCTACGGACGTACGACCGCGACCTCGATCGCGCTCGCGAGCTGGTCGAGCAATCGGACTACGACGGCGAACCGCTGGTGCTCGCCGTCAACGCGAGCGTCGTCAGCGGCGAACTGATCGCGGAAGCCGTTGCGGGAGCGTTCACCGAAATCGGCGTCGAGACGGACATCACCGTCGTCGACCCCGGCTCCTACAACGAGTACGTCCAGGCGGGAAACGCCCACCTCGGCCTCCAGACGTCGGGATCAAACAGCGCTGCGGCCGATTACATCATGTTCGAGAACTTTCACTCCGAGGGGGTCAGCAACGCTCAGCTGTTCGAAGCCGAGGGAACCGGCGTCTCCAATCCCGGCAAAGCGGTCGACGAACTGATCGAAACCGCCTACCAGTCACGGAACGCCGAAACCACGGCGACGGCCTATCGTGACGCCCAACATCGACTCGTCGAGGAAGCCGTTTGTCTCCCCATATGTCACGTAGTTCACGTTATCGCCGCACGCACCGAAATCGAGGGGATCGATCCCCACCCCATCGACAAGATGGTCGACTGGTCCGATCTCTCGAGGGAGGAGCGATGA
- a CDS encoding archaea-specific SMC-related protein — MSWTLNIDHIAGILDGSAEIEPGLNAVRAENWQGKSSFIMAVEAAMGTKTPLTENASSGEVVLETGSEEISVSFAERNGAVTRQGTPYLESEYDRTCAELYAFLDESNPIRRAVRNEENLEELLTKPLDLENIDNQIAELKAERNAVESELAQAKSAAKELVSAEEELTRLEDELASLEDEREGLSEPDTNDVGRDDLSDARTERETLRSQIDRIESSIGRIEGKLDEQRAERDELELPAEESPETDVQELQERLQQTRTDIELLRSVYTANKRVLDENRLELLADVDRGILDDAFDCWVCGGTTDEEAVEHSLELLQYRITELQDDAAELEERVRTVEQARTERRKAQRRAKTLDSEIESLETKLADRRDTLEQKRESLESTEGRIEELQESVTETEDRVTELESEIKYTKSKISDTEDRIETLENRADQRSTLEDERESLSEEIAQLRSRREEMKAKTREAFSESISDIIDRFDTSYESARLTSAFDLVVARDGREVSLEALSEGEVVLLGLVAALAGYEAYDVDERVPVILVDSLGGLTDKNLHLLVEYLRERSERVVCTAYPEQSSFDGSEIDPTSWTVVSDESVRIEP; from the coding sequence ATGAGCTGGACGCTGAATATCGATCATATTGCAGGTATTCTGGACGGAAGCGCGGAAATCGAACCGGGGTTGAACGCGGTGAGAGCCGAGAATTGGCAGGGAAAATCGAGTTTCATCATGGCCGTCGAAGCCGCGATGGGAACGAAAACGCCGCTGACCGAGAACGCCTCGTCGGGCGAAGTCGTCCTCGAGACCGGATCGGAGGAGATATCGGTCTCGTTTGCCGAACGGAACGGAGCCGTCACCAGACAGGGGACACCGTATCTCGAGAGCGAGTACGATCGAACCTGTGCGGAGCTGTACGCGTTTCTCGACGAGTCGAATCCGATCCGACGGGCCGTGCGAAACGAAGAGAACCTAGAAGAGCTGCTGACGAAGCCGCTCGATCTCGAGAATATCGACAACCAGATCGCCGAGTTGAAAGCCGAACGGAACGCGGTCGAATCCGAGCTGGCTCAGGCGAAATCGGCGGCCAAAGAGTTGGTTTCGGCCGAAGAAGAGCTCACGAGACTCGAGGACGAACTGGCCTCACTCGAGGACGAACGAGAGGGACTTTCCGAACCCGACACGAACGATGTCGGCCGCGACGACCTGAGCGACGCGCGGACGGAACGGGAGACCCTCCGCAGTCAGATCGACAGGATCGAATCGAGCATCGGTCGGATCGAAGGAAAGCTCGACGAACAGCGAGCCGAACGCGACGAACTCGAACTCCCCGCGGAGGAATCACCGGAAACGGACGTACAAGAGCTTCAAGAGCGCCTCCAGCAGACGAGGACCGACATCGAACTCCTGCGGTCGGTCTACACGGCGAACAAGCGGGTGCTCGACGAGAACCGGCTCGAACTCCTCGCTGACGTCGACCGGGGGATTCTCGACGACGCGTTCGACTGCTGGGTCTGTGGCGGAACGACCGACGAGGAAGCGGTCGAACACTCCCTCGAACTGTTGCAGTACCGGATCACCGAACTTCAGGACGACGCAGCCGAGCTAGAAGAGCGAGTTCGGACCGTCGAACAGGCACGTACCGAGCGGAGAAAGGCACAGCGTCGAGCGAAAACGCTCGACTCCGAGATCGAATCGCTCGAGACGAAACTCGCGGATCGTCGGGACACGCTCGAGCAAAAGCGAGAATCACTCGAGTCGACGGAGGGCCGTATCGAAGAACTCCAGGAGTCCGTGACCGAAACGGAAGACAGGGTCACGGAACTCGAAAGCGAAATCAAATACACGAAATCGAAGATTTCGGACACCGAGGACCGAATCGAGACGCTCGAGAACCGGGCCGACCAGCGATCGACGCTCGAGGACGAACGCGAGTCGCTGTCTGAAGAGATCGCCCAGCTCAGGTCCCGGAGAGAGGAGATGAAAGCGAAGACGCGAGAAGCGTTCAGCGAGTCCATCAGCGACATCATCGACCGCTTCGATACCAGCTACGAGAGCGCGCGACTGACGTCGGCGTTCGATCTGGTCGTCGCCCGAGACGGCCGCGAAGTCTCGCTCGAAGCGTTGAGCGAGGGCGAAGTCGTCCTGCTGGGTCTCGTCGCCGCACTCGCGGGGTACGAGGCCTACGACGTCGACGAGCGCGTTCCCGTCATCTTGGTCGACAGCCTCGGCGGGCTGACCGACAAGAACCTCCACCTCCTCGTCGAATACCTGCGCGAACGCAGCGAACGAGTCGTCTGTACGGCCTATCCCGAACAGTCGTCGTTCGACGGCAGCGAGATCGATCCGACCTCGTGGACGGTCGTCTCCGACGAGTCGGTCCGGATCGAGCCCTGA